In the Silene latifolia isolate original U9 population chromosome 1, ASM4854445v1, whole genome shotgun sequence genome, GGTGGATTGATCGGAGAAGGGGAGGGGGTTTTGGTGTCGATCTGTTACAAACCGGGGTAGGCGGAGGGAGGAGACCATCGTGCGGTGCGCGAACCTTAGGATCAATGGAGGTGGTGGAGGAGGGAGCCAGAGGGGTGGTCAGAAGGTGGGTGGAATTCATCAAACTAGGGGAGGTCGGTGGTTCAGAGTGGTTAAGGTGGGtcaaatttttttttggtttctcTCATGCCTAACTGTATTTCTTTAGAACATTCTCTCTCATCTCTCGAAAACAAATGCTTAGAATTGCCCTCCATATTCTCTTGATATACCcatattttaatatattttcacTCTTCATTCATTAAAACTTTACTTATAGTATTACTAATCCAAAGTTTCTTGGTTGGAAGGGATATAACTTATAAGAACCACGACCTTCATAGATAAATTTTAAGTTATATAGAGTATAAATTATTATTTAACAATGGTGCCTCTATTTTTATGTCACATTTGGTACAAATGTCTTTATCATTTGGTTATTCGTTGTGAAAATGTTTTTATCGGAATTAACAAAGCTTAGAGTATATTATGGGTAAGATAGTGATTTATTATTTTGGTTGTGAATATGAGCAAATTTGGTTTTATATATTCAGCCACAAAGACGAAAATGTTGAGTTACGTTTAAAGATGTTTCCATATGTGCGGATTTGCATTACAATTTATTATGGAGTATTTTATACTGTAAGGTCATGTTCTTTTgacttaattttaatttttataagtTCCGTTCAGTTACAATAGATCTGACAATTAGAGTTGTATGAAGGGagtaatattttattattattactattactattactattactaagGTTTTTATTTGtaataagtttagttcagatcaaatcagttcagttcagttcaacaaTTTCAATCCAAATAACAGAGTCTAAATCCTAAGAAATTACACCTCCTACTTTTCTTTATAGGCAACCAAGCAATCACTTTCGCATTTCTATTATATGGAGAACAATCACATTGCAAGTCCAAAAGAGAATATTAATGTGGATTACTCAAGGCCCggatcgcacgggcattaaatctagtaataGTGTAAAGCTTGCTATTCTTCAAAGTTCGGGCTTCACTCAAGGTGAGTTTCCCTTCCTTTCTTGGGGATTCCCCTTTTCCCTGTTAGTGTAACACCCgtttcttacccggccaaggtaataagaggatgtcaccatctcggtttcccgacgcggtaaatcggagttgcaattaagaaacatttaatataaatgacaagtttagtgaattacataaccataaatgaataaataaaaaaaatacaactcgtgactaCTATACTCTTCTAACAAGCTATGCTTGACTCGAATGTCACCCAAGCTCgtggctcgtcccgtctcccacgtgatACCAAATACAACCtgcaacaaaatttgttgcattgtgattcatttttaagctAAAAGAAACAGTCTAAGGAAcggttcacaattgaatgcatttcgtcgctttttgaagtgtcaatacagcaagcctaacttccaagctctatatctcaagttttactcatgaAAATACGATGATTCTTATGTCATTGGAAAGCTTGGGATCTTAGACAAACCATGGATTTTGAATCACCTCCATATCGGGTCTATAGCTTGAGTTATGGCCGATGCAAACAGACTACGCATTATTGGATAGCCCATGACCTATGTAAACTAAACGTTgaataactcaagatttactcCATGTTTTAGGGTGATTCTTTTTTGAGGTGAAAGTTAACTTTATTAGCTTTCCAATGAGCTATCATAGGCTTTAAGATTCATCTGGAGCTAAGAGATATGTCTCCTAAAAGATGCGTCTGAATTCCTAAGTTGTTCTCCAACCTGGTTTTGGTCTGTCTTCTGTTTTGAGGTCCAGGAGCTTTACAAATGCCAAAGTCATGAAACCAAAGCCTAGACTGGATAATTTAGAGAGTTTGGAGCAACTTTATCTAGAGTCATTGGTCCTAAAAATGCAGGATTAAAGAAGTAGCTTAAGGACACATTTTGTCTATCAGAAATTAGGTTGTTTTAGAGAATGGGTTGTCACTTTCAACTTCCTTCTTTTGGCTAAACAAGGGCTGGGCACGACTTGGGACTCCTCCTAACCTCTTGTGCTTGAATATTTGCAGCTGCCAAGGGCCATTCTCCTAAGGCTTACACATCTTATTTGACCTTTTAGCAAGCAAACAAATCTGAACTCACTTTATTACTTTATGCTTTATGCTTTATTGTTTTCTAGTCTTTATATTCAGTTTGTGTAAGATAAAATAGCTGTTATTTTGTGCTTTTGTAAGGCTTACACATCATATTCATATGTATAAACTTCATCTTGGTTTTATTTTTGTAACAAAAAAtatttattaatcaaacactcatTTATTCTCATTTCGATATTATGTTAACgagaattatttgttggtcatgcggcgTACATAATTGTTTAAACATGAATTATGTACCATATTCCAttatattgtgaaatttatcacgcattattttaatatccgtgcaacgcacgggcatgaaaactagtaataataatagtaacaacaacaacaacaacaacaacaacaacaataataaagagtttgccggaattttctattttttttttttgcctgaATCCACTTAATTAAGGTATCAAAATGTGAACATAGTGCACATTAAGGTattaagtttaaaaaaaaaattgataaagtATTAATTTTTAAAAAGTGCAACATTAAAGACTGTTTTCATCAATTGATCCTAATAACTATAAACTTTAAGATAAGTAGAGCTGAAATCAGCCAACTTAATAGAGTTTACTTGAACTAAAATGAACTGAATTAACTTGAAATTGACTGAGCTGAACTAAATTGTATTGAATTGAACGAAATTAATTTAACTAAATTGAACTAAACTGAGTTGAAATGAAGACAAATGAACAAAGCCTAAGTATTAAAATAAGCGTGCCAAAAGAAAGTTAAGTGGGTGGTTTGACCTCTTCGGTCCAAGTGCTCGTGCACGCCCAACAAGGTACCACATTCCGAACCCGAACAGcaagttttttttgtttaaagaaATAAAGGATATCAGGTGACAAGGTGGCTTAAACGCCACCCCGCCCACCTTCAATCTCTCACCGACTATTCATCCGCTTATTTTTATCTAGAAATAAATTTCAACATGTGAGTGTAGTATTCTATTCATCTAGGAACACACAAAATGTAAGATGAGCATACAACGAAAATGTGAACATACTTCCAAAATCACCTCCGATGTGTCCTACAAGTAACTCAGAGATTTTGAAGAAGTCAAAAAACATCTATCAACGTTTTAAAAACCTTCATAAAAGATtgatcataaaataaaataatccaTTAAATTTTTACATATTTCTACATATATTTTTCTCTTAACATGAGCATAAGCTGTCAAATTATTGATAACTCTCGGATCTTTACAAAGTACACACAAGaattacattaaaaaaaaatacacacaATGATTATTTCTGAAATATAAAAAGACAGCAGATATTAAGAATTTATTATTACTCACAAACATGAAACAGAGACCATGATGGGGTTAGAAGTTACAACCAAGCTGGATTTTTGAGAGGTGAAACCACAGCTTTTACCTGTAGGTAGTTATTCAGGCTGTACACACCCTTCTCCCTCCCCATGCCACTCATCTTGTACCCTCCAAATGGAATTGCTGCGTCGAAAACATCGAAGCAATTCACCCATACAGTTCCTGCCCTCAGTGCCCGTGTCAGAGTGTTGGCAGTGTCGATATCTTTGGTGAAGACTCCAGCAGCTAGTCCATATCGTGTTGCATTTGCCCTCCGAATTACATCATCAAGGTCCCTTGAATTAGAGTATACAGTCATATTAGAGTAGGAACTTTCATCAAATTACTCATAAATGAAACTACTGCTAACATAGGTAAAGTAAGAATGTGCTGGGAGCTACACTATGTGTCGTGATAAATAGTAATCTTTGTTTGAAATCTCCCTCTCATTTAAAACCAATTACGGAGTATTATGGTCTGGTCCGTGTTAATTAGCCCAAGTCATCCTATTTATGGTAGCCATTCGGATCAATTTGATTCACTTCTGACCGTTTTTTAGTAGGATTATTTCAACACGAAGTCGAAGTGAACCGTTTTTAAGTAAAATAACTAGTGTTGTGATTGAATAGCATCGTGCACATAAATGTAACTAACGAGCATTTAAAATCACCTGAATTTCAAAACAGTCTGTACAGGGCCAAAGATCTCATCCTGTGCAATAAGCATGTCATCCTAATCAAACATAAAGTATGTTAGGTTCTACTTTTGGCTAACCCAGACAATTCGAAAGCGAGACGAACCCTTAAATACCTTCACATTTGAGAAAACAGTGGGTTGAATAAAGAAACCCTTTGATCCAATCCTTTCTCCACCACATTCCAGCTTGGCATTGTTATCAACGCCAGATTTAATGTACCTTAAAATCTTCTCAAATTGCTCATTGTCTATCTGCAGGAAGTCGTTACAGACGGCAAACCTCAATTTCAGTCGTAAGTAAATTGATTTCTAAGCCACAATGATAATGAATCAAAGAGGGAAGAAAACGCACCTGAGGACCTTGCTCAATACCACTCTGAAACGGATCTCCAACAGTACGTTTCATGGCCCTAGCAGTAGCCTTTTCCACAAACTCATCATAAACACTCTCATGCACAAAGGTCCGAGAACCAGCACAACAGCATTGACCCTATAACAAAACTCCAAAGCTTTACAAGAAAAATCTTGAAGTAACAAGCTTGGATTCTATGCATAGTAAGGGGAAGTAAAAGTACTTGGTTAAAGAAGAGTGCAAAATGAGCGAGCTCCACTGCTTTATCAACATCAGCATCCTTACATATAATGAAAGGGGACTTTCCACCGAGCTCCAAAGTCACTGGTTTCAAATTGCTCTTTGCCGCTCGTTCAAGAACAGCTTGTCCTGTCTCAGTTGATCCCGTGAAAGCGATCTATATTACGCAGGGATGAACCAGTAAGCAGGCAGCTAACAAGAACTCTCAAGCTTTAGGGTTTTGGGCCCTTTTGGCCGTATTCTTTAAGTTCTATTTTGGATCATCTTATCGAATCTTTTTATCACAAACGGTTCAATCAATACCTTGTCGACATCCATATGACTCGCAAGAGCTGCACCGGCTGTTGGACCAAAGCCAGAAACGATATTCAAAACGCCCGGAGGAAGACCAGCCTGTTGTTAGTACAGAAAAACATTAGAACCTTTTGTTTGTTGATTTATAATCATCTTACCTAAGTTAGTTTCACCGAGATGCAACACGATTCTCCATATTTAAGGATAAATGGACAGAGGAATGAAAATTGTGAATCTGGCCAAGCAATAATAACAAGAGAGACAATTAATTGTCCCACAATCAAAAGACCATTTAAGACTGCCATTAAGAAATATAGTCCGAAGTCTGAACCATATTCCAAACCACAGAGTAGTTGAATCAACTGGTGCCAAGTCGATCTAGCTTGATCGTGTATCAGATTCGACACCTTAAAAATGCGGCAGTGTTAAAACTCGAGGGAAGACCTTTACCGTCTTGGTGGTCTATCCAGCTTTGATCCTGATGGTTTTTAGGGGCAGATATAATCAAACAAGGAGAGAAAAGATATCTAAGATAATTTGTATTTTATTGTTGTGTGTTAAATCAAGCTAACACATGAACTATTTATAGTGGAAGAAGGACTTGCAACTTCCCTTAAACATTTAAGGAACAAGCTTAAACTCCCTCTACATTAAACTTATAGGAGTAGTAACTCTAATCACATTGAACATCACACAAAACTTCCAAGGAGTAGTAATGTAATGAGTTACTTTGTAACTTTACTAGATTAATTGTCATATTTCAACACTCCTCCTTTTGACAATTAATTCTGACATTCCTAGCCGATTCCTTAGTTCTTCAAACTTTTGCTTAGGTAATGCCTTGGTGAAAATATCAGCAAGTTGATCTTGTGTAGGACAATACTCGAGGTTGATTTCACCTTCTCTTTGTGTGTCTCTCACAAAATGGTACTTAATCTTGAAGTGCTTGGTCCCAGAGGCGAAGCTTGGCTTTGGCAAAATGGGCCATGGCCCGGGTGAACTTGACAGGATTATATAGTATACAAGTTGAATATTTACTCAATCTTCTGTATTGGCCTAGTGGTTTCATGTCATCCCTCACTCAAAATTTAAGAAATCTTAAAATATCAGAGGTTCGATCCTTGGTAGCttctattttttttgtttttttttaatttattttattttacaatGTATTTCTTATCCTATGATACTCCATCTCTTGTCTACTACTACTCGGATAGTCGTAGTATAGGTTTTTTCTTTTACAATTTTCTTATTCCTTCCATATAGAGTAAGTACTATACATTTTTGCTCCATCCCttaattactattatatttttTAACATTTCATTTTCATCCGTAATCTCTCGCTTTAAATAAACAATTACTCTGTATAGAGTTGTATAAAAGGTTATTGTATGTTTCTAAATCTTTTTCATCAGATGATAAAACTATTGTTATAATGTTATATAAAATAGACACCTATAAAATATGACAAAAGAAAGCAATGTAGTACAATAATATAAGTATTTAGTTGTATgttcaataaaaaaacaaaaactctAAAAGTCATACATGCTCGGCGATATCAAaattatcttttaattaaaatacctCTCCAAAAAATATAAAACGTAAATAGCACGGATAAATATTTATCGACGGTGCTAAATAATGATGTCACGGCCTATAATAAATGAGGATAAACATCGCCAATTTTGATCAAATCGGCCCCGGTCATTATTCCGTCCTAGCTTCGTCCCTGCTTGGTCCTCTTATGGCACACTGGATTTTTTGCAATGGCAATAGCTGATTGGTTATCACAAAGTAACTTGGTTGGAGTAAATTGCTCCTTTCCCATATCTTTGAGAACTTTCCGCAACCAGATCGCTTGATTTACAGCTGCACATGCTGCTATGTATTGTGCTTCTGCGGTAGATTGAGCAACATTATCTTGCTTTTGTTACTGCCATGAAAATATTCCACTTCCTAGTGTATATGCATATCCGGATGTACTTCTCATGTCATCAATGGAACCACCCCAATCACTATCAGTATACCCGACAAGTTCAGAGTTTTGAGTTGGTTTGTACCAAAGGCCCAAATGTGTACTTCCTCGAATGTACCTTAAAACTCTCTTCGCAGTGATGTAGTGTGATGTAGTGAAGTTGACTCGGGTTTTGCATAAACCTTGATAAAAGACTTGCCGAGAACATTAGATCAGGTCTTGAAGCTGTTTGATAAAGCAAACATCCAACTATACCTCTATAAGTGGTAGGGTCTGGCTTTTCAGCCCCATCATCCTTAGAAAGCTTCTCATTTACTCCAAGTGGTGTTGACATAGCCTTGCAACTATCCATCTTGAATCTCTTAAGAATAGCTTCTGCATATTTCTTTTGTAAAATAAAGATACCT is a window encoding:
- the LOC141609281 gene encoding benzaldehyde dehydrogenase, mitochondrial-like, whose translation is MAARKLPTFLSRSLSSSSYSLSLCKSSSKSWGRSLNRYSTAAAAAVETPIIPNVDIKYTQLLINGQFVDAASGNTFPTYDPRTGEVIANVAEGDLEDINRAVAAARKAFDEGPWPRMSAYERSRIILKFADLVEKYSEELAALETWDNGKPLQQAKTAEVPMFVRLFHYYAGWTDKIHGLTVPADGPHHVQILHEPIGVAGQIIPWNFPLLMFAWKVGPALACGNTIVLKTAEQTPLTALYVATLFHEAGLPPGVLNIVSGFGPTAGAALASHMDVDKIAFTGSTETGQAVLERAAKSNLKPVTLELGGKSPFIICKDADVDKAVELAHFALFFNQGQCCCAGSRTFVHESVYDEFVEKATARAMKRTVGDPFQSGIEQGPQIDNEQFEKILRYIKSGVDNNAKLECGGERIGSKGFFIQPTVFSNVKDDMLIAQDEIFGPVQTVLKFRDLDDVIRRANATRYGLAAGVFTKDIDTANTLTRALRAGTVWVNCFDVFDAAIPFGGYKMSGMGREKGVYSLNNYLQVKAVVSPLKNPAWL